The following are from one region of the Silene latifolia isolate original U9 population chromosome 9, ASM4854445v1, whole genome shotgun sequence genome:
- the LOC141601558 gene encoding uncharacterized protein LOC141601558 translates to MGQFTQQIKYEWLPYYCTHCKKLGHEQKVCKLLKKKEIGKEPPATTAVPKVPVHVSASEQAIVTPTVIDVGFVEDLTLSGETADPGIGGGCQPVSGVSSPSILVARDRASLDHHESGVDHSHALPNSSGTPCHELVPGDQGELEQQSQHPIPESPNQFGLLDCVPSDVPASNNQKLAIVVPKNSTSSDLSWGEQEHNKLDILGILETKVRPAKASPIRRKQFKYFFVIDNYSSHNNGRVWVLWRDSAITITILDSSSQWIHLLVSRGKVTMEVTFVYGFNHPAGRIPLWDFLAERANCAMPWLALGDWNCVRNIDERISSDPPNIGAMDDFNAAIANAGLELGDRKWVKLDRVLANSEWLHIYPDGYAEALPSGLSDHSPLVISLFTKLQHRPSPFKYLNCWGQDPLFLPMVQKEWQSGISGCKMYVLVQHLRKLKTALKSLHKESYSGIHDKVRSLQQRLELCQVQLQHDPVNSILLAEEEVSSKEYCKFRNVELSIAYQRAKEFDIKMGDASTSYFYSKIAGRRNSSLIAKVRDLQGNECTETKDIEAAFLDYYTNFLGAEDQVKVNKSPGPDGYSSGFFKAAWNEISASFISAILDFFQTGKLLKEVNSTLITLIPKGNSPATMMDYRPISCCSIIYKTISKILTSRLKKVMPLIVGKEQSAFVGERSIFDNTLLANELVRGYGRKYKTPRCMIKVDIRKAFDTVNWSFLKSVLPLFGIPSQFCHWILTLITSPRYSLRINGAFVGYFEGKRGLRQGDPLSPLLFVLCMEILSRILRRITQFNHFSYHPKCVRIYPTHLIFADDLLVFARGDLPSILAVQECLQLFSDYCGLTPNPTKTNIYFAGVQAEIKALILASSGYMEGAFPFKYLGTPLHVSRLTRDMFQPLLAKIRSKLGYWASQQLTYAGKVQLLSSIIFGIESFWCACILLPKGIIHDIERTSRQFLWGDGSHNRMIFFSWQKVCRARSQGGFDIREILSWNKTLLLKLFWKFQFNYDSVWMQWSKAYLFQHQSGWDIDHTASPIWNYILTIRDDFIAKVGSLDAAQALFQEWHARGKLPLAKIYNIFRGNSPTLKWMQPLMDGVVTPQHAFISTLAAQGALPTTDNICTRGLVLISRCVLCYNALETHQHLFFGCPYSNIVMQGLLHWQGIIRRILSLKHELYKLAHYRCRTWRKRLACCAIAAGIYGLWHERNRRIFVGTSRSAEQLLRWIKYCICLRMYAWNKGILTYELSNVLLG, encoded by the exons ATGGGTCAATTTACGCAGCAGATCAAATATGAATGGCTTCCATATTACTGTACACACTGCAAGAAATTGGGACATGAGCAAAAGGTGTGCAAACTGTTGAAGAAGAAAGAAATTGGTAAGGAGCCACCAGCAACTACTGCTGTCCCTAAGGTTCCTGTGCATGTTTCTGCCAGTGAACAAGCTATTGTGACACCCACTGTTATTGATGTTGGATTTGTGGAGGACTTGACCCTGAGTGGGGAGACTGCTGATCCTGGTATAGGTGGGGGTTGTCAGCCTGTATCTGGGGTTAGTAGTCCTTCCATTCTGGTGGCTAGAGATAGGGCTTCCTTGGATCATCATGAGTCTGGTGTTGACCACTCTCATGCTCTGCCCAACAGCTCTGGGACCCCTTGTCACGAATTGGTCCCTGGTGATCAGGGGGAGCTGGAGCAGCAGTCTCAGCATCCAATCCCTGAGTCTCCAAACCAGTTTGGTCTATTGGATTGTGTGCCTAGTGATGTACCTGCTAGTAATAACCAAAAGCTGGCTATTGTGGTTCCCAAAAATTCTACCTCCTCTGATCTTTCATGGGGGGAGCAAGAG CATAATAAATTGGATATTCTTGGGATTTTGGAGACTAAGGTTAGACCTGCTAAGGCCTCTCCCATCAGGAGGAAGCAGTTTAAATATTTCTTTGTTATTGATAATTACTCTTCTCATAATAATGGGCGTGTTTGGGTCCTCTGGAGAGATTCTGCTATTACTATAACCATTCTGGATAGTAGTAGTCAATGGATTCATCTTCTAGTTTCTCGGGGTAAGGTGACTATGGAGGTTACTTTTGTGTATGGTTTCAATCACCCTGCTGGGAGGATCCCCCTGTGGGATTTCTTAGCAGAAAGGGCTAATTGTGCTATGCCATGGTTGGCTCTTGGGGACTGGAATTGTGTTCGAAACATTGATGAAAGAATCAGTTCTGATCCTCCCAATATCGGTGCTATGGATGATTTCAATGCTGCTATTGCTAATGCTGGCTTG GAGCTTGGGGATAGGAAGTGGGTTAAACTTGATAGAGTTTTAGCTAATTCTGAATGGTTACACATTTACCCTGATGGATATGCTGAAGCCCTTCCTTCAGGTTTATCTGACCATTCTCCCTTGGTTATTTCTCTTTTTACTAAACTTCAGCATAGGCCTTCTCCTTTCAAATACTTAAATTGCTGGGGTCAGGATCCGTTGTTTTTACCCATGGTTCAGAAGGAATGGCAATCTGGGATATCTGGGtgtaaaatgtatgttttggttCAGCATCTTAGAAAGCTCAAGACTGCTCTAAAAAGTCTTCATAAGGAGTCTTACTCTGGTATACATGACAAAGTCAGAAGCCTACAGCAGAGATTGGAGCTGTGTCAGGTTCAACTTCAACATGATCCAGTAAACTCTATTCTCTTGGCTGAGGAAGAGGTTTCTAGTAAAGAATACTGCAAATTTCGAAATGTTGAGCTCAGTATTGCTTATCAGAGGGCAAAGGAATTTGATATTAAGATGGGGGATGCCAGCACTAGCTACTTTTATTCCAAGATTGCTGGTAGAAGAAATTCTTCACTGATTGCCAAAGTGAGGGATTTACAGGGTAATGAGTGTACTGAGACAAAAGACATTGAGGCTGCTTTCCTGGATTATTACACTAACTTTCTGGGGGCTGAAGATCAGGTTAAAGT CAATAAGAGCCCGGGCCCTGATGGTTATTCTTCTGGGTTTTTCAAGGCTGCTTGGAATGAGATCAGTGCTAGTTTTATTTCTGCTATACTTGATTTTTTTCAGACTGGCAAGCTCCTCAAAGAGGTTAATTCTACTTTGATCACCCTCATCCCTAAGGGTAACTCCCCTGCCACTATGATGGACTATCGACCAATCTCTTGCTGTTCTATCATTTATAAAACTATTAGTAAAATTTTGACTAGCAGGCTGAAGAAGGTTATGCCCCTCATAGTTGGCAAGGAGCAATCTGCTTTTGTTGGGGAGAGGTCTATTTTTGATAACACTCTTTTGGCAAATGAATTGGTTAGAGGGTATGGCAGGAAGTACAAGACCCCCAGATGTATGATTAAAGTGGATATCAGGAAGGCTTTTGACACTGTCAACTGGAGTTTTCTTAAATCTGTCCTTCCTTTGTTTGGTATCCCCTCTCAGTTTTGCCACTGGATTCTCACTCTGATTACTAGTCCTAGGTATTCTCTCAGGATTAATGGAGCATTTGTTGGTTATTTTGAGGGGAAAAGGGGGCTTAGACAGGGAGATCCCCTTTCCCCTTTGCTTTTTGTGTTGTGTATGGAGATTTTATCCAGAATTTTAAGAAGGATAACCCAGTTCAACCACTTCAGTTATCATCCAAAGTGTGTTAGGATTTACCCGACTCATCTTATATTTGCTGATGACCTTTTGGTATTTGCTAGAGGAGATTTGCCATCTATCCTTGCTGTCCAGGAATGTTTACAACTCTTCTCTGATTACTGTGGGCTTACTCCTAACCCCACTAAGACAAATATCTATTTTGCTGGGGTTCAAGCTGAGATAAAGGCTCTAATCCTGGCTAGTTCTGGTTACATGGAGGGTGCTTTCCCTTTCAAATATTTAGGTACCCCTCTTCATGTATCTAGATTGACCAGGGATATGTTTCAGCCGCTTCTTGCAAAAATTCGCAGTAAGTTGGGGTATTGGGCTAGTCAGCAGCTTACTTATGCAGGAAAGGTTCAGCTCCTTAGTTCCATCATTTTTGGCATTGAATCATTCTGGTGTGCCTGTATATTGTTGCCCAAAGGGATCATCCATGATATTGAGAGAACTTCCAGACAGTTCCTATGGGGTGATGGTTCTCACAATCGTATGATATTCTTCAGTTGGCAGAAAGTGTGTAGAGCAAGATCTCAAGGGGGGTTTGATATCAGAGAAATTCTAAGCTGGAATAAAACGTTGCTACTCAAACTGTTTTGGAAGTTCCAATTCAACTATGATTCTGTATGGATGCAATGGTCTAAAGCTTACCTCTTTCAACACCAATCTGGTTGGGACATTGACCATACTGCATCTCCCATATGGAATTATATCCTCACTATCAGAGATGATTTCATTGCTAAAGTTGGCTCCCTGGATGCTGCTCAGGCGCTTTTCCAAGAATGGCATGCTAGGGGTAAGCTTCCTTTGGCTAAGATTTATAACATTTTTCGTGGCAATAGTCCTACTCTTAAATGGATGCAACCTCTGATGGATGGAGTAGTCACCCCACAGCATGCTTTTATATCTACACTGGCTGCTCAAGGTGCATTACCTACTACTGATAATATTTGCACTCGTGGCCTGGTATTGATTAGTCGTTGTGTTCTTTGCTACAACGCTTTGGAGACCCATCAGCATCTCTTTTTTGGTTGTCCCTACTCCAACATAGTTATGCAAGGGCTCCTTCATTGGCAAGGGATCATAAGACGTATTCTTAGTCTTAAGCATGAGCTATATAAGCTAGCCCATTACCGCTGTAGAACATGGAGGAAGAGGTTGGCTTGTTGTGCTATTGCTGCTGGGATTTATGGACTTTGGCATGAACGGAATAGGAGGATCTTTGTTGGCACTTCTCGCTCTGCTGAGCAGCTCCTTAGGTGGATTAAGTATTGTATCTGTCTTAGGATGTATGCTTGGAATAAGGGCATTCTAACTTATGAACTGTCAAATGTCTTACTAGGATGA
- the LOC141601559 gene encoding uncharacterized protein LOC141601559, translated as MTWAEKVTKSAIGMELHGCKDSSDVVVIDVEDIKSELAYWEYTLVGQFIGGKPTVTQVREFVTKHWTQVSKPEVLYFKKGWFYFRFDKQEEMQTILRGNAWSLGGHSLILKQWTPHFPRELDNISKVPVWILLPDLDPQLWSATALSKIASKIGTPLYADPVTTNKERLTFARIMVEVDLAQPLPDFV; from the coding sequence ATGACCTGGGCGGAAAAAGTAACAAAATCGGCTATTGGAATGGAATTACATGGTTGCAAGGATTCTtctgatgttgttgttattgATGTGGAAGACATTAAAAGTGAATTGGCTTATTGGGAGTATACTTTAGTTGGGCAGTTCATTGGGGGTAAACCCACTGTTACTCAGGTTCGTGAATTTGTTACTAAACACTGGACACAGGTTAGTAAGCCAGAGGTGCTCTACTTTAAGAAGGGATGGTTctattttagatttgataagcAGGAGGAAATGCAAACAATTCTTCGTGGAAATGCTTGGAGTCTAGGAGGGCATTCACTCATACTTAAGCAATGGACCCCTCATTTCCCAAGAGAATTAGACAATATTTCTAAGGTTCCAGTATGGATTTTGCTACCTGATTTGGATCCCCAATTGTGGTCTGCTACAGCTCTTAGCAAGATTGCTAGCAAGATTGGCACACCTTTGTATGCTGATCCAGTTACTACTAATAAGGAACGACTCACTTTTGCTAGAATCATGGTTGAGGTGGACTTAGCTCAACCTCTTCCTGATTTTGTTTGA